A single genomic interval of Lathyrus oleraceus cultivar Zhongwan6 chromosome 7, CAAS_Psat_ZW6_1.0, whole genome shotgun sequence harbors:
- the LOC127105194 gene encoding probable calcium-binding protein CML46 has protein sequence MFRSSLFPRVLLCDIRIKCFLSILWSYVSHYMKCCIITLASYYYSNGEEHAVKQDLNNSTQSCVRLCKEEIIDVMEKLGLRDEFEGVAIEEFGDEQEISNMFENGVSLEEVEEAFNVFDENKDGFIEAVELQRVLCCLGFQRDFVECQKMINVVDQNGDELIDRYEFMKLMEQSFF, from the coding sequence ATGTTCCGATCATCTTTGTTTCCTAGAGTTCTCCTATGTGATATTAGAATTAAATGCTTCCTCTCAATTTTATGGAGCTATGTTTCCCATTATATGAAATGTTGCATCATCACTCTTGCAAGTTATTATTACTCTAATGGTGAAGAACATGCCGTGAAGCAGGACTTGAATAACAGCACTCAAAGTTGTGTGAGACTGTGCAAAGAAGAAATCATTGATGTGATGGAAAAGCTAGGATTAAGAGATGAATTTGAAGGGGTTGCTATAGAGGAATTTGGTGATGAGCAAGAAATTAGTAATATGTTTGAAAATGGGGTTAGTTTGGAAGAGGTGGAGGAAGCTTTCAATGTGTTTGATGAAAACAAAGATGGGTTCATAGAGGCTGTTGAGTTGCAAAGGGTGTTGTGTTGTTTGGGATTTCAGAGAGACTTTGTGGAATGTCAGAAAATGATTAATGTTGTTGATCAAAATGGAGATGAATTAATTGATCGCTATGAGTTTATGAAGTTGATGGAACAAAGCTTCTTTTAA